A single genomic interval of Bradyrhizobium japonicum USDA 6 harbors:
- a CDS encoding MFS transporter yields MSNWYSESSPLERRTFWASFGGWALDALDVQMFGLAIPALIAAFGISKADAGLLGSITLFFGAFGGWIGGALGDRFGRVKALQITVATFALATFACAFAMTFTQLLILKAIQGLGFGAEWACGAVLMAEIIRPEHRGKALGSVQSAWAVGWGAAVLLSALVFTYAPADIAWRLLFALGLLPALLIIFIRRGLKEPPRAVAAGKTPFFATLSGIFHRDVLRSTLIGGLFGIGAHGGYAALTTFLPTFLREVRQLSVLGSSGYLAVIIVAFFCGCVASGIISDRIGRRANVAFFASACIVTVLIYIFAPLTNGEMLVLGFPLGFFSAGIPASMAALFSELYPAGVRGTGVGFCYNFGRIVSAAFPFLVGYLSDHIGLGPAIGIDAAFAYSLVLIAVVLLPETRGKVFEQAAATRA; encoded by the coding sequence ATGTCAAACTGGTACAGCGAAAGCTCTCCGCTGGAGCGGCGCACGTTCTGGGCAAGCTTTGGCGGCTGGGCGCTCGATGCGCTCGACGTCCAGATGTTCGGCCTTGCCATCCCCGCGCTGATCGCCGCCTTCGGCATCAGCAAGGCCGATGCGGGTCTGCTCGGCTCGATCACGCTGTTCTTCGGCGCGTTCGGCGGCTGGATCGGTGGCGCGCTCGGCGACCGTTTCGGCCGCGTCAAGGCGCTTCAGATTACTGTTGCGACCTTTGCGCTCGCGACCTTCGCTTGCGCGTTCGCGATGACTTTCACCCAGCTCCTGATCCTGAAGGCGATCCAGGGCCTCGGCTTCGGCGCCGAATGGGCCTGCGGCGCGGTGCTGATGGCCGAGATCATCCGCCCCGAGCATCGCGGCAAGGCGCTGGGCTCGGTGCAGAGCGCCTGGGCCGTGGGGTGGGGCGCAGCCGTGCTGCTCTCGGCCCTCGTGTTCACTTATGCACCCGCCGACATCGCCTGGCGGCTGCTGTTTGCACTGGGGCTGTTGCCCGCGCTCCTCATCATCTTCATCCGCCGCGGCTTGAAGGAGCCGCCACGCGCCGTCGCAGCCGGGAAGACGCCGTTCTTCGCCACGCTCTCGGGCATCTTCCATCGCGACGTGCTGCGCTCGACGCTGATCGGAGGCCTGTTTGGCATCGGCGCCCACGGCGGCTACGCGGCCCTGACCACGTTCCTGCCGACCTTCCTGCGCGAAGTGCGGCAGTTGTCGGTGCTGGGCTCCAGCGGCTACCTCGCCGTGATCATCGTCGCCTTCTTCTGCGGCTGCGTCGCCAGCGGCATCATCAGCGACCGTATCGGCCGCAGGGCCAACGTCGCCTTCTTCGCCAGCGCCTGCATCGTCACCGTGCTGATCTACATCTTTGCGCCGCTGACCAATGGCGAGATGCTGGTGCTCGGCTTTCCGCTCGGCTTCTTCTCCGCCGGCATTCCCGCCAGCATGGCGGCGCTGTTCAGCGAACTCTATCCGGCCGGCGTGCGCGGCACCGGCGTCGGCTTCTGCTACAATTTCGGCCGCATCGTCTCCGCCGCGTTCCCGTTCCTCGTGGGCTATCTCAGCGACCATATCGGGCTCGGACCGGCGATCGGCATCGATGCGGCCTTCGCCTATTCGCTGGTGCTGATCGCGGTGGTGCTGCTGCCCGAGACCCGCGGCAAGGTTTTTGAACAAGCCGCCGCGACGCGCGCCTGA
- a CDS encoding amidohydrolase family protein — protein sequence MMSRERGLTRRQFGTGLVSLVAAAAVASRAKSEASLPTIDTHAHVFHRGLKLAPGRRYAPDYDAPLALYLEQLDRNGMSNGVLVQPSFLGTDNSYLVESLRTAGGRLRGIAVVDPSVTADELRALDRAGVVGIRLNLVGQPLPDLLASEWKALLANLKALGWQVEIQRNAADLAVLAPRLLDHGVTVVLDHYALPDPKLGVADPGFQSVLKLEATKNVWVKISAPYRNGAAGESFAKETYPLLRSAYGLDRLLWGSDWPHTQFEASQGYERNRQFLDTLITDPAARAQVLASPRSLFRF from the coding sequence ATGATGTCCCGCGAGCGCGGCCTGACGCGCCGCCAATTCGGCACAGGCCTTGTATCCCTCGTGGCGGCCGCGGCCGTCGCGAGCCGAGCGAAGAGTGAGGCGAGCTTGCCGACGATCGATACCCATGCCCATGTCTTCCACCGCGGCCTCAAGCTCGCGCCCGGCCGGCGCTATGCCCCCGATTATGACGCGCCGCTGGCGCTGTATCTGGAGCAGCTCGACCGCAATGGCATGAGCAATGGCGTGCTGGTGCAGCCGAGCTTTCTTGGCACCGACAATTCCTATCTGGTCGAGAGCCTGAGGACGGCCGGCGGACGCCTGCGTGGCATCGCGGTGGTCGATCCTTCCGTGACCGCGGACGAACTGCGCGCGCTCGATCGTGCCGGCGTCGTCGGCATTCGTCTCAATCTCGTCGGCCAGCCGTTGCCTGATCTCTTGGCCAGCGAATGGAAGGCGCTGCTGGCGAATCTAAAGGCCCTCGGCTGGCAGGTGGAGATCCAGCGCAATGCGGCCGATCTCGCTGTGCTCGCGCCACGGCTGCTCGATCACGGCGTCACTGTCGTGCTCGATCACTACGCGCTGCCGGATCCAAAGCTCGGCGTCGCCGATCCCGGCTTTCAGTCGGTACTGAAGTTAGAGGCGACGAAGAACGTCTGGGTGAAGATCTCGGCGCCGTATCGCAACGGCGCGGCTGGCGAGAGCTTTGCGAAGGAAACCTATCCGTTGCTGCGTAGTGCTTACGGTCTTGATCGTCTGCTGTGGGGGAGCGACTGGCCGCACACGCAGTTCGAGGCGTCGCAGGGCTATGAGAGGAACCGCCAGTTTCTCGACACGCTGATCACCGATCCCGCCGCGCGTGCGCAAGTGCTCGCATCGCCACGTTCACTCTTCCGCTTCTGA
- a CDS encoding PhzF family phenazine biosynthesis protein: MQRRYITVDVFTDRAFGGNQLAVVLDAGGLTTQQMQAIATEFNYSETTFVLPPRNPGHDAEVRIFTPVRELPFAGHPNVGTAFVLARRSNEPWPRLLFEEKAGIVPVEIWREQGKVVGAELTAPQPLARLAKLSAADVAACLSLSADDVRTDRHVPEVVGVGTPFVVAELHSRDALRRATPDAAAFGRTLPRDGAFSIYFYTRDIPAAQAPCDLQARMFMRGASGFAEDPATGSATVAAAALLATLDSLRDGELKLTIGQGFDMGRPSILRTTVEKEGGALLDAYVGGHCVQMMEGTFELAGEG; the protein is encoded by the coding sequence ATGCAGCGCCGCTACATCACCGTCGACGTGTTCACCGACCGCGCCTTCGGCGGCAACCAGCTCGCCGTGGTGCTCGACGCCGGCGGGCTCACGACGCAGCAGATGCAGGCGATCGCGACCGAGTTCAACTATTCCGAGACAACCTTCGTGCTGCCGCCGCGCAACCCCGGCCACGACGCGGAGGTCCGCATCTTCACGCCGGTGAGGGAGCTTCCCTTCGCGGGTCATCCCAATGTCGGCACCGCTTTCGTGCTGGCCCGGCGCAGCAATGAGCCCTGGCCGCGATTGTTGTTCGAAGAGAAAGCCGGAATCGTGCCGGTCGAGATCTGGCGGGAGCAGGGCAAGGTCGTCGGTGCCGAGCTGACTGCGCCGCAGCCGCTGGCGCGTCTTGCAAAGCTGTCCGCCGCCGATGTCGCCGCGTGCCTGTCATTGAGCGCGGACGACGTCAGGACCGATCGCCATGTGCCGGAAGTCGTCGGCGTCGGTACGCCGTTCGTGGTCGCGGAATTGCATTCGCGCGACGCGCTGCGGCGGGCGACGCCCGACGCTGCGGCGTTCGGCCGGACACTGCCACGCGATGGCGCGTTCTCGATTTATTTCTACACGCGCGATATCCCCGCGGCGCAGGCGCCTTGCGACCTCCAGGCGCGGATGTTCATGCGCGGTGCCAGCGGTTTCGCCGAGGATCCCGCCACCGGCAGCGCAACGGTCGCCGCGGCCGCGCTGCTCGCCACCCTCGATTCGCTCCGCGACGGCGAGCTGAAGCTCACCATCGGCCAGGGTTTTGACATGGGCCGGCCGAGCATCCTGCGGACGACAGTGGAAAAGGAGGGCGGGGCCCTTCTCGATGCCTATGTCGGCGGCCATTGCGTGCAGATGATGGAGGGGACGTTCGAGCTGGCGGGTGAGGGGTAG
- a CDS encoding DUF488 domain-containing protein, producing the protein MAKAKKLFTIGYEQTPPKAVLDALEEAGVKLVVDVRAVTSSRRPGFSKKQLSAGLDERGIAYVHLAALGTPKEGRLAARSGQYDVLENIYSKHLKTPQAREEMDELSALVMKAGPVCLLCYERDHTHCHRQMIAEIIEERDGVAVRNLAGRQV; encoded by the coding sequence ATGGCAAAGGCGAAAAAGCTCTTCACCATCGGTTATGAACAGACGCCGCCCAAGGCGGTGCTCGACGCGCTGGAAGAGGCCGGCGTCAAGCTCGTGGTCGACGTGCGCGCCGTGACGTCATCGCGCCGGCCCGGCTTTTCGAAGAAGCAGTTGTCCGCGGGCCTGGATGAGCGCGGCATCGCCTATGTCCATCTCGCCGCGCTAGGCACGCCGAAGGAAGGCCGGCTCGCTGCACGCAGCGGCCAATACGATGTGCTGGAGAATATCTATTCAAAGCACCTGAAGACGCCGCAGGCCAGGGAAGAGATGGACGAGCTCTCGGCGCTGGTGATGAAGGCCGGCCCGGTCTGCCTGCTCTGCTACGAACGCGATCACACCCACTGCCACCGCCAGATGATCGCGGAAATCATCGAGGAGCGCGATGGCGTGGCGGTGAGGAATTTGGCGGGACGGCAGGTGTGA
- a CDS encoding DUF72 domain-containing protein, translating to MRDPPVAKAKTASKKSGNIFIGVGGWTFEPWRGVFYPEKLTQAKELSYAASKLTSIEINGTYYGSQKPESFRKWASEVPDGFVFSVKGPRFATNRRVLAEAGDSIKRFYDSGVLELGDHLGPVLWQFAPTKKFDGADFGKFLELLPRKLEGRALRHVVEVRHDSFCAPDFVALIREFETPVVFAEHGKYPAIADVAGDFVYARLQKGNDEIKTCYPPKQLDAWAKRFQDWAEGSEPDDLPKVDKAKPKKEPRDVFAYVIHEGKVRAPAGAMELIARVS from the coding sequence ATGCGAGACCCTCCCGTGGCCAAAGCAAAAACCGCGTCCAAAAAATCCGGCAACATCTTCATCGGCGTCGGCGGCTGGACCTTCGAGCCCTGGCGCGGCGTGTTCTACCCGGAGAAGCTCACGCAGGCAAAGGAGTTGTCCTACGCCGCCTCGAAGCTGACCTCGATCGAGATCAACGGCACCTATTACGGCTCACAGAAGCCGGAGAGCTTTCGCAAATGGGCCAGCGAAGTGCCCGATGGTTTCGTGTTCTCGGTGAAGGGACCGCGCTTCGCCACCAACCGCCGCGTACTCGCCGAGGCCGGCGATTCCATCAAGCGCTTCTATGATTCCGGCGTGCTGGAACTCGGCGACCATCTCGGACCGGTGCTGTGGCAGTTCGCGCCGACGAAAAAATTCGACGGCGCCGATTTCGGCAAGTTCCTGGAGCTGCTGCCGCGCAAGCTCGAGGGGCGCGCGCTGCGCCATGTCGTCGAGGTCCGCCACGACAGCTTTTGCGCGCCGGACTTCGTCGCGCTGATCCGCGAGTTCGAGACGCCTGTCGTGTTCGCCGAGCACGGCAAATATCCGGCGATCGCCGACGTCGCCGGCGATTTCGTCTATGCACGGCTCCAGAAGGGCAATGACGAGATCAAGACCTGCTATCCGCCGAAGCAGCTCGACGCCTGGGCCAAGCGCTTTCAGGACTGGGCCGAGGGGAGTGAACCCGACGATCTGCCGAAGGTCGACAAGGCCAAGCCGAAGAAGGAGCCGCGCGACGTGTTCGCCTATGTCATCCACGAGGGCAAGGTGCGCGCACCGGCCGGCGCCATGGAACTGATCGCGCGGGTGAGCTGA
- a CDS encoding glycosyltransferase family 2 protein: MNEAIRPGSGTPPQAQEAPELSVIVPTFNERDNVTVLYRRLEATLANVAWEVVFVDDNSPDGTWDVVRALAQRDNRVRCVRRIGRRGLSGACIEGILASSAPYVAVIDADLQHDETQLPKMLLLLASDQADLVVGSRYIEGYKSEGFNKQRAGASALATEVAKKVLRVEIADPMSGFFMVRRDRFEELAPKLSVHGFKILLDLVASANGGLRAVEIPYTFGQRQHGESKLDSMVALDFLGLVLAKFTNDAVSLRFILFAMVGGIGLVVHLTTLFIALQLFKAPFAEAQAAGAVVAMTSNFVLNNFLTYRDQRLKGFALLRGLIAFYIVCSVGLLANVGVAFSVYDQEPIWWLAGMAGALMGVVWNYAMSGLFVWRKK, from the coding sequence ATGAATGAAGCGATCAGACCGGGCTCCGGCACTCCCCCGCAGGCTCAAGAGGCGCCGGAACTGTCGGTCATCGTCCCGACGTTCAACGAGCGCGACAACGTCACGGTGCTGTACCGGCGGCTGGAGGCGACGCTCGCCAACGTCGCCTGGGAAGTCGTGTTCGTCGACGACAATTCGCCCGACGGCACCTGGGACGTCGTGCGCGCGCTGGCGCAGCGCGACAACCGCGTGCGCTGTGTCCGCCGCATCGGCCGCCGCGGCCTGTCGGGCGCCTGCATCGAGGGCATCCTGGCCTCCAGCGCGCCCTATGTGGCCGTGATCGATGCCGACCTCCAGCACGACGAGACGCAACTGCCGAAGATGCTGCTGCTGCTCGCAAGCGACCAGGCCGATCTCGTCGTCGGCAGCCGCTACATCGAGGGCTACAAGAGCGAAGGCTTCAACAAGCAGCGCGCCGGCGCAAGCGCGCTGGCGACCGAGGTCGCAAAGAAGGTGCTGCGGGTCGAGATCGCCGATCCCATGAGCGGCTTCTTCATGGTTCGCCGCGACCGTTTCGAGGAGCTCGCGCCGAAGCTCTCGGTGCACGGCTTCAAGATCCTGCTCGACCTCGTCGCGAGCGCGAACGGTGGCTTGCGAGCCGTCGAAATTCCCTACACGTTCGGTCAGCGCCAGCACGGCGAGAGCAAGCTCGATTCCATGGTCGCGCTGGACTTTCTCGGCCTGGTGCTGGCCAAGTTCACCAACGATGCGGTCTCGCTTCGCTTCATCCTGTTCGCGATGGTCGGCGGCATCGGCCTCGTGGTGCATCTGACGACGCTGTTCATCGCCCTTCAGCTGTTCAAGGCGCCGTTCGCGGAGGCGCAGGCCGCAGGCGCCGTCGTCGCCATGACCAGCAACTTCGTCCTCAACAACTTCCTCACCTATCGCGACCAGCGGCTGAAGGGCTTTGCGCTGCTGCGCGGCCTGATCGCCTTCTACATCGTGTGCAGCGTCGGCCTGCTCGCCAATGTCGGCGTCGCCTTCTCGGTCTACGACCAGGAGCCGATCTGGTGGCTGGCCGGCATGGCCGGCGCGCTGATGGGCGTGGTGTGGAACTACGCGATGTCCGGACTGTTCGTCTGGCGCAAGAAATAG
- a CDS encoding glycosyltransferase family 39 protein, whose product MGGADARIVRNTALVIVALVGLRLVAAAFTPITFDEAYYWMWSKNLAGGYYDHPPMVAYVIRAGTMIAGDTELGVRVFSILLALPMSYAIYRSAAILFGGARVAATSAILLNVTMMASVGTLIVTPDAPLLVASSFVLFFLAKVLETGRGVWWLAVGAAVGAALLSKYTAMFFGAAILIWLAAVPKLRHWFLSPWPYLGGLVAFALFSPVILWNADHQWVSFVKQLGRAKIEDFRPVFIAELIPTQIAFATPLVFILGAMGLHALTWRRAGALASRVLIETLFWTIVVYFVWHSLHARVEANWFAPVYPPFIVAAAAAASLVPWQPRARRLADFCLRWAAPVGIVMFAALIVQANTGWLSGYRRDATVRSVGVGWHELAAEIEAVRARSGATCVLAQDYGTTGWLAFYLPRGTCVLQQNQRIRWVNMPEPDPKLLAGKLISVDELRPDGHPALDELFAKVTQIAQLQRKRGPLVVETYGIDLLEGAKGDVLDRSPPPEVR is encoded by the coding sequence ATGGGCGGGGCTGACGCGCGGATTGTCCGCAATACCGCGCTGGTGATCGTCGCGCTGGTCGGCTTGCGGCTGGTCGCGGCCGCGTTCACGCCGATCACCTTCGACGAGGCCTATTACTGGATGTGGTCGAAGAACCTCGCCGGGGGGTATTACGACCACCCACCGATGGTCGCCTACGTGATCCGCGCCGGCACCATGATCGCCGGCGACACCGAGCTCGGCGTCCGCGTGTTCTCGATCCTGCTGGCGCTGCCGATGAGCTACGCGATCTACCGCTCCGCCGCCATCCTGTTCGGCGGCGCGCGGGTGGCTGCGACCAGCGCCATCCTGCTCAACGTGACCATGATGGCCTCGGTCGGCACGCTGATCGTCACGCCCGATGCGCCGCTGCTGGTTGCCTCCAGCTTCGTGTTGTTCTTCCTCGCCAAGGTGCTGGAGACCGGCCGCGGCGTCTGGTGGCTCGCCGTCGGCGCGGCGGTCGGCGCGGCGCTGCTGTCGAAATACACCGCGATGTTCTTTGGCGCCGCGATCCTGATCTGGCTCGCGGCCGTGCCGAAACTGCGGCACTGGTTCCTCTCGCCCTGGCCCTATCTCGGCGGCCTCGTTGCGTTCGCGCTGTTCTCACCGGTGATCCTGTGGAATGCGGATCATCAATGGGTCTCGTTCGTGAAGCAGCTCGGGCGGGCGAAGATCGAGGACTTCCGTCCGGTCTTCATCGCTGAGCTGATCCCGACCCAGATCGCCTTCGCAACGCCGCTCGTCTTTATCCTCGGCGCGATGGGCCTGCACGCGCTGACCTGGCGCCGGGCCGGCGCGCTGGCCTCGCGTGTGCTGATCGAGACGCTGTTCTGGACCATCGTCGTCTATTTCGTCTGGCATTCGCTGCATGCCCGCGTCGAAGCCAACTGGTTCGCGCCGGTCTATCCGCCCTTCATCGTTGCCGCGGCTGCCGCCGCCAGTCTCGTGCCATGGCAACCGCGCGCGCGGCGTCTCGCGGATTTCTGCCTGCGCTGGGCCGCGCCCGTGGGCATCGTGATGTTTGCGGCGCTGATCGTGCAAGCCAACACCGGCTGGCTGTCGGGCTATCGCCGCGACGCGACGGTGCGCAGCGTCGGCGTCGGCTGGCACGAGCTCGCCGCCGAGATCGAAGCGGTGCGCGCGCGCAGTGGCGCGACCTGCGTGCTCGCGCAGGACTACGGCACCACGGGCTGGCTCGCCTTTTACCTGCCGCGCGGCACCTGCGTGCTGCAGCAGAACCAGCGCATCCGCTGGGTCAACATGCCCGAGCCCGATCCGAAGCTGCTTGCCGGCAAGCTGATCTCTGTCGACGAGCTGCGCCCGGACGGCCATCCCGCCCTCGACGAGCTGTTCGCGAAGGTGACGCAAATTGCGCAATTGCAGCGCAAGCGCGGGCCGCTCGTGGTCGAGACCTACGGCATTGATCTGCTCGAAGGCGCCAAGGGCGATGTGCTCGACCGCTCGCCGCCGCCGGAAGTGCGGTAG
- a CDS encoding CHASE2 domain-containing protein — protein MTRRVQILVALVLTALWGAGIYAGHANGHLRFLDRLEATLTDWRTQVRGVQAPPDLVTIVAIDDTVVKRGGSYPLPRADLARVVDTIVQFKPKVVGIDLLLVDRSAAIGDATLANTLATGPMVLAAAAIFPAASETVEPGAQGPLAALPQAERFLLPLPAFADHAEVGVVNVATGQSGSPLSVPMLFRTSDKVELSFPLRVATRALDKPLTIAPDHLMLGDRAVPTDSDFALPITYYGPRRTIRTVSAQSIFDGTLNRAAIENRIVVIGASVSGGGDFYPTPFDSLMPGVEVISTAITHLVAGDGIVRDRKVHIVDALTAILLPMLLVGLLAWRRSAPGIIAAAVVMIAWAGLNLFAFTHGVWLNAATTLAAAVPPVMVFAGVQLWAGGRRTQYLAAKSRSLAQFQAPAVQEWLARDPNFLSKPVRQDAAVVFIDLSGFTTLSERIDPDELQHLLRAFHALIDKAAVDSGGMITGFLGDGAMILFGLPGAMPDDGARALQCSIDLYRSVDRWIASLPPATRGQLGFKIGAHFGPIVASRLGGSHQHITATGDTVNVANRLMEVAAQNCARLALSDTLLDAADFHGAPDGILSGPLLTQVRGRSGVVTVWFWRDQNGPGQPATKAEMID, from the coding sequence ATGACTAGACGCGTTCAGATCCTGGTGGCACTCGTCCTCACCGCGCTGTGGGGTGCCGGCATCTATGCCGGCCACGCCAACGGTCATCTGCGCTTTCTCGATCGGCTCGAGGCGACGCTGACGGATTGGCGCACGCAGGTCCGCGGCGTGCAGGCTCCGCCCGATCTCGTCACCATCGTCGCGATCGACGACACCGTCGTGAAGCGCGGCGGCAGCTATCCGCTGCCGCGCGCCGATCTCGCGCGCGTCGTCGACACCATCGTGCAGTTCAAGCCGAAGGTCGTCGGGATCGACCTGCTGCTGGTCGACCGCAGCGCGGCGATCGGCGATGCGACGCTGGCCAACACGCTCGCAACCGGTCCCATGGTGCTCGCCGCCGCGGCGATCTTCCCCGCCGCCAGCGAGACCGTGGAGCCGGGCGCCCAAGGTCCCCTCGCCGCGCTGCCACAGGCCGAGCGCTTCCTGCTGCCTCTGCCCGCCTTCGCCGATCACGCCGAGGTCGGAGTCGTCAACGTCGCGACGGGGCAGTCGGGCTCGCCGCTTTCGGTGCCGATGCTGTTCCGGACCAGCGACAAGGTCGAGCTGTCGTTTCCCTTGCGCGTCGCGACGCGCGCGCTCGACAAGCCGCTGACGATCGCGCCCGATCATCTCATGCTCGGCGACCGCGCGGTGCCGACCGACTCCGACTTCGCGCTGCCGATCACCTATTACGGCCCGCGCCGGACCATCCGCACCGTCAGCGCCCAGAGCATTTTCGACGGCACGCTCAATCGCGCGGCGATCGAGAACCGCATCGTCGTGATCGGCGCGTCGGTCTCCGGCGGCGGCGACTTCTATCCGACGCCGTTCGATTCCCTGATGCCCGGTGTCGAGGTGATCTCGACCGCGATCACCCACCTCGTCGCCGGCGACGGCATCGTGCGCGACCGCAAGGTCCACATCGTCGACGCGCTCACCGCGATCCTGCTGCCGATGCTGCTGGTGGGCCTGCTCGCCTGGCGGCGCAGCGCGCCCGGCATCATCGCGGCAGCCGTGGTGATGATCGCCTGGGCCGGTCTCAACCTGTTCGCATTCACGCACGGCGTCTGGCTCAACGCTGCGACCACGCTCGCCGCGGCAGTGCCGCCGGTGATGGTCTTTGCCGGCGTGCAATTGTGGGCGGGAGGCCGCCGCACGCAATATCTCGCCGCCAAGAGCCGGTCGCTCGCGCAATTCCAGGCACCGGCGGTGCAGGAATGGCTGGCGCGCGATCCCAATTTCCTGTCCAAGCCGGTCCGGCAGGATGCAGCGGTCGTCTTCATCGATCTCTCCGGTTTCACGACGCTCAGCGAACGGATCGATCCGGACGAGCTGCAGCATCTGCTGAGGGCATTTCACGCGCTGATCGACAAGGCCGCGGTCGACAGCGGCGGCATGATCACCGGCTTCCTCGGCGACGGCGCCATGATCCTGTTCGGCCTGCCGGGCGCAATGCCCGACGACGGCGCGCGCGCGCTGCAATGCTCGATCGACCTGTATCGCAGCGTCGATCGCTGGATCGCTTCGCTGCCGCCCGCCACCCGCGGCCAGCTCGGATTCAAGATCGGTGCGCATTTCGGCCCGATCGTCGCCTCCCGCCTCGGCGGAAGCCACCAGCACATCACGGCGACGGGCGACACGGTCAACGTCGCAAACCGCTTGATGGAGGTTGCCGCCCAGAACTGTGCGCGGCTTGCGCTCAGCGATACGCTGCTGGATGCGGCCGACTTCCACGGCGCTCCCGACGGCATTCTGTCAGGTCCCCTGCTCACCCAGGTCCGCGGCCGCTCCGGCGTCGTGACCGTCTGGTTCTGGCGCGACCAGAACGGGCCGGGTCAGCCCGCGACCAAGGCCGAGATGATCGACTGA
- a CDS encoding FecR domain-containing protein, giving the protein MRGIAGAGIFALAWLFQLNGSASAQPAVSVGCRASASAAGTQVWRCDNGITIVAENGARFELKDANRDGHIDSVELSSKALLIEVPKKPGGNPFKVLTPQAIAAVRGTKWAVDVAEAKTAVFVADGRVGVSRRARGRGVVLGPGQGVDVEATGPLTVKTWGQPRVDALMARLGQ; this is encoded by the coding sequence ATGAGAGGGATCGCGGGCGCCGGTATTTTCGCTCTGGCGTGGTTGTTTCAGTTGAACGGGTCAGCGAGTGCACAGCCGGCTGTCAGTGTCGGCTGCAGGGCATCGGCATCGGCCGCGGGCACGCAAGTCTGGCGCTGCGACAACGGCATCACCATCGTTGCGGAAAACGGCGCCAGATTTGAACTTAAGGACGCCAACCGCGACGGACATATTGACTCCGTGGAGTTGAGCAGCAAGGCGCTGCTGATCGAGGTGCCCAAGAAGCCTGGCGGCAATCCCTTCAAGGTGCTGACGCCGCAGGCGATCGCCGCAGTGCGCGGGACCAAATGGGCCGTCGATGTCGCTGAGGCCAAGACCGCGGTCTTCGTTGCCGACGGCCGTGTCGGTGTGAGCCGCAGGGCTCGTGGACGCGGCGTCGTGCTCGGACCGGGCCAAGGCGTCGATGTCGAGGCAACCGGCCCGTTGACCGTCAAGACCTGGGGCCAGCCGCGCGTCGACGCGCTGATGGCAAGACTGGGTCAATAA
- a CDS encoding DUF2778 domain-containing protein has protein sequence MTTTNWLGAAAIGCVVMGAGWTIYSNVFGASVYPTVGSIGYDEPVIKRAPRVALREADEAIRDTFALLPDRLQVAAPISREMFNERFGAAATQGVASNAASAAPATQVAVVKDAPKQSVIAKVAEALKPAAPAKIADKTADKTKRAPDAQMQLASADPAEIVPAPEAKPKSFADRAKAAVMSITGPRQSMVEKLWGKREPSGGLLAYASADASVTASIAPREQNPMLGGSAPYERDTAVYDITAKMVYLPDGTKLEAHSGLGSNLDDPRSSRVRMRGVTPPHIYTLKPREALFHGVPALRLTPIGGESAIYGRDGLLAHTFMLGPNGDSNGCVSFKDYYAFLDAYRNKGIRKLAVLARVE, from the coding sequence ATGACCACCACCAACTGGCTGGGCGCCGCGGCGATCGGCTGCGTCGTGATGGGCGCCGGCTGGACCATCTACAGCAACGTCTTCGGCGCTAGCGTCTATCCGACCGTCGGCAGCATTGGCTACGACGAGCCCGTGATCAAGCGCGCGCCCAGGGTGGCGCTGCGTGAGGCCGACGAGGCCATCAGGGACACCTTTGCGCTGCTGCCTGACCGGCTCCAGGTCGCAGCTCCGATCTCGCGCGAGATGTTCAACGAGCGCTTTGGCGCGGCCGCGACCCAGGGCGTTGCGTCGAATGCGGCGAGCGCCGCGCCCGCAACCCAGGTGGCCGTCGTCAAGGACGCCCCCAAGCAGAGCGTGATCGCGAAGGTCGCGGAAGCGCTGAAGCCGGCGGCGCCGGCCAAGATTGCTGACAAGACTGCGGACAAGACCAAGCGCGCGCCGGATGCGCAGATGCAGCTGGCTTCGGCCGATCCGGCCGAGATCGTGCCGGCGCCCGAGGCGAAGCCGAAATCGTTTGCCGATCGCGCCAAGGCCGCGGTGATGTCGATCACCGGTCCGCGCCAGTCGATGGTCGAGAAGCTTTGGGGCAAGCGCGAGCCGTCCGGCGGGCTGCTGGCCTATGCCTCGGCCGATGCCAGCGTGACCGCGTCCATCGCGCCGCGAGAGCAGAACCCCATGCTCGGCGGTTCGGCGCCCTACGAGCGCGACACCGCGGTCTACGATATCACCGCCAAGATGGTCTACCTGCCCGACGGCACCAAGCTCGAGGCGCATTCCGGCCTCGGCTCCAATCTCGACGATCCGCGCTCCTCGCGCGTCCGCATGCGCGGCGTGACGCCGCCGCACATCTACACGCTGAAGCCGCGCGAAGCGCTGTTCCATGGCGTGCCGGCGCTGCGCCTGACTCCGATCGGTGGCGAGAGTGCGATCTACGGCCGCGACGGCTTGCTCGCCCACACCTTCATGCTCGGGCCGAACGGCGATTCCAACGGCTGCGTGTCGTTCAAGGATTATTACGCGTTCCTCGACGCCTACCGCAACAAGGGCATCCGCAAGCTCGCGGTGCTGGCGCGGGTCGAGTGA